Part of the Bacillus cabrialesii genome is shown below.
TACGGAAAAGTGTATCTTTACGTAGAAGGTGAAAAAACGCCGCTTCCAAAGGTTCTCCCTCCGCAGGAGGATAGAGAACATTATACGGTTTGGCACGAAATAGAGCTTGAACCGGGCGGGCAATACACGATTCCGCCGAACACGAAGCATTGGTTCCAAGCCGGGGAAGAAGGCGCCGTCGTGACGGAAATGTCTTCGACGAGCACAGATAAACATGATATCTTTACCGATCCAAGAATATAAGGATGAGGCTTACACAGCCCATCCTTTTTTGTATTGAAAAAAACGCAATCACCGCTATAATGGGTAAAAAAGGAAAGAGGGCGAGGGAATGTTCACCTGCAAGGTAAATGAGCACATCACCATTCGATTGTTGGAGCCAAAGGATGCGGATCGGCTTGCCGAACTTATTATCGAAAATCAGCAGCGGCTCGGCCAGTGGCTGTTTTGGGCGGAAAACCCGAGCAGCGCTGAAACGTACAGAGAAACGATCATTCCAGATTGGCGGCGGGAATATGCCGATCTGAACAGCATTGAAGCCGGGCTTCTCTATGACGGCAGCCTATGCGGCATGATCGGCCTGCATCATCTAGACAAGATCAATCGAAAAGCGGAAATCGGATACTGGCTTGCCAAAGAATATGAAGGCAAAGGCATCATGACCGCCGCTTGCCGAACACTCATCACGTATGCTTTTGAAGAGCTTGGGCTAAATCGCGTTGCTCTCTGTGCGGCTGTTGGGAACCACAAAAGCAGAGCGATCCCGGAGCGCCTCGGCTTTCAAGAGGAAGGAAAGGCACGGGACGGCTTATTCGTTAACGGCAGGTATCATGACCTTGTTTATTACAGCCTGTTAAAGCGTGAATGGAAAGAAACAAAATAAAGAGCGCATTTTCTTGTTTAAATCTTCCCCGGATGTGGAAAAGTAACAGCGGAGACGTTAAAAAGGAGTGATT
Proteins encoded:
- a CDS encoding GNAT family N-acetyltransferase produces the protein MFTCKVNEHITIRLLEPKDADRLAELIIENQQRLGQWLFWAENPSSAETYRETIIPDWRREYADLNSIEAGLLYDGSLCGMIGLHHLDKINRKAEIGYWLAKEYEGKGIMTAACRTLITYAFEELGLNRVALCAAVGNHKSRAIPERLGFQEEGKARDGLFVNGRYHDLVYYSLLKREWKETK